DNA from Pomacea canaliculata isolate SZHN2017 linkage group LG9, ASM307304v1, whole genome shotgun sequence:
GACAACAGCAAAATGAAGCTGTAATACCAACCCTTGGATGACCATAATTTACAAGACAATAATACCTGCTGCCAAACATCTGACTCTACTTGTGCTTTTTGAAAGACGAAAACTGACTTCTGAGAAATATCCCTTGACCACCATTTGGCTGCATGATGCTACTGACAGTTGTTTGTATAAGCTcctgtttataaataaagctTTAATGCAGGAAAACCTGATGAGGCATATGAGAGAATGGTTACCTAACCCTtagatataatattttttcctgttcatTACTCAAGTTCAGAAACTATTCTACACACAGTTTAAACATTTAGGTATTTGGAAAAATAGTAATCAATAAAAATCTTACATTTTCACAATTTGCTTGGCAAATATATTGGAATTTAAAACACATGTAAGCATCAAATAATATTGATGAATATGCACTGCCATATGCATTTGATATTGCTGATATATTGATACCTTCTTTGTCACTCGTGATGACATTCCTAAGAATCTTACactatttatgtattttattatacTTATACATTTTAAGAATCTAGAACCTTatcacaatttgttttcttccatcaGAATTGTTTGTGCTAATATCATGAAAGAATATAAATAGCTTGAATACCTCCTCTAACACTGATTGCATAAACAGCCgtatttgtttactttcaggCCTAAAATATAGGGCTAAATACACAGAACAAAAACACCAAGCCTTAACTCTTTCATGCTACCATGGCCTGATAATATACACTCAGAACTAAAGACTTGCTTTCACATTGTGACCTGCACAATAACAGAATGTTTGCTTTCTCAGAGGACCTTTTTGGGTTCagcatttttaaatgttgtcatACTGTAATCAAGCACTTGTGTATCACTGGAAATAGAATTGCTGACATTGCTCTGGTTCAGCATTTTGTCTACAAACATCTTCAATCCTGTTTTGTGGCCTCAAGAATTTCTGACAAACAGGGTGAACCAGGAGTATTCACATGTGCCAACAGTACCGTCATCTTATTCTCAAGCACTACATGCCTCAGTGATATGGATGACTGAGTGTCTTATAGAGAATGAGAATGAATGTCTAATGTGAACTCCCTTTTTTGACTGCAGCATATGGTAATCTTCATACACTCATCCCAACATTGCCATGCTGGGTCAGCCATGTTCCTCCACGTGTTTCTTGCACAGGACAACATGAAGCTTCCacccaaagaaaacaagaacagacTAGAAAACAGTGATGTCTGCAAAATGTGTGAAGTCCCAGATAAAACATGCTGCCGTTTGAAAAAAAGCACGTGCATCAGTTCTGAAGATGTCCCATGTGAGCCACCAAAATGCCAGCAGTCAGTGTAAGACCTCCGAATTCAGTCACAGCTTTGTCACCGTAAACTGTATCTCCTAGTGTTCCTCCTTATATTTCATTTCCCTATCTGCTAATTACACACAATCCCACCACGGAAAAGTACTAGGAGAGTTATACCATCACACTCACTGGATATCTAGGGTCTGGTACCTGACTGCTTTAGTTAAGTCTGTAACTAATGTACCTGTCAGAGCACAGCTATGCAATGACTAGGTCACACCTGTCCTTCCTGGTATCCATTAGTTCACCTTTCTTAGATTCAAATCAATCAGAATCCTAAAATACCAGTGTGAACAATCCACAACCTATCTTATCATTTCAACAGCCTGCCAGTGAAGCACAGGATCAAGGTCAATCTGAGGACTGGTCTTGTGATTACTGTTTACGGACTAAACACAATATGTGCTTTACTTGTGATATACTGCTAAGAGCTTTAACAAATAATGCTGACTAAATTTCTCTCAAAGCTCTGTCACCACAAAGACTGAACTCGCAATTGCTGCAAGCCATCTACACCTATCTGCCAGTGTCTACATACCCCTGACACTAAGTGCCACCACACACTTGCCACTGTCTACAGATGCcctcaaaataataatgtttcatCTAAAACCATACAATGAGCTCGGGTGTTAAGGGTCTGGCATTATGCGTAAGTTTAGATGcataagaaaaacaagtttacaCAGCAAAGTGGCATGTAGCACTCTCCTATTCCTCTAAGATCATTAATAATTGCGTAAATTGATGCATTACTTTGTCCTGTCTACCAAGCACAGAATCAGTTCTGTAACTTCAAAGAACACTCACAAGACAACCATACAAGAACACAAACTCTTTCAGTAGGGACGATCTACTTGAGCTATAGCTATGATGACATTTGCATCTGCAGTTACAAACTGTATTGGAAGACTTAATtgcttaaataataattttaactgtACAAACAATGGCATGAGAAGATTCACTGATTCTGTGAGAACAGGTGATATTCTGCAGAAGGAAAATGCTGTTAAGAAAATTGCTTCTTAAACAATACAGTGGTGCATGCACCTGAAGAATGGTGTACATCAAGACTGGCATGGCTAGTAGTGATCCCAGCAGCTATcttaaaactttcttcttcAACAGCAAGATATACAATGGAATCACTAGCTATGACTCATGTATCTCCTGTCTGTAGCCCCTGACCTCAGTCCtatgaaaacattcataaatTCAGATCATTTTTTTAACTCAGAAAATGCCCAATATACATACAGATAATCTTTTTTCTACATCTGACTTGCTGACTTTCTCTAGCATGtgctcattttcacctgcagcCAACCAATCTCAAAGATCTCTAACAGTCAGCATGCTGACAGCCACCTAATATAAGTGTCTGACAGAGCTCACAGAGAAAATCCCCTCACTCTAATATGACAGTGTCTGACAGAGCACAAAGAGAAAATCCCTATCATCTCTAAAGAAACCCTTGTATCAGGACAAATTTTCAACTGTCATCAAGAAATGTTGCATTACAGAGATGAGGCTGAAAAAGGAAAGTACACTTTTTCAAAAACCTCAAACAGCATTATAAAGGATGTAATGCAAAAAACATGTTGGCCCAACACAATCTCTCACATAACTGAAACTGGAATACTGCCCTTGAGCATCAAATGAAGAGCTTATGTTATGATCTTATGCAGATGTACCAACATTTCACAATTAATCCCCAGTACACATGGTCAGTTCATTAACAAAACACACTAGCACTCATATAATCTTGGAAAAAGCAACTgtaacaaacatttgtaaaagaaagaaggtgaaagagagaaataatgtaAGTGACGAACTACTGGTAGGTCTGTAACTTGCAATGAGATGAAAATGAGTTGGAATGaatggacaggaaaacaaatgttttaaaagtaaaacgTTCAAAGGTTCCTTCATTAATCAGTATCAGAGGAAACCTAATTTAATggctgataataataattaatgaataTGAAATACTAATTGCACTAGCAACAGTTTACATAAACCcaacataaaaaagtatttaatacCTGACAATGGAGATATGAACAGCTATAAGATTCCTTTACCACTTTTGCATTGAAAATCTTcattaacataaacataaaatggtCTCCTACTTTCTCTCCATTAgccaagcaaaacaaacaaatgctcAAAAGACCAGGCTTTTTAGTTAAAGAGTTAACTGCAATGAGTAaacactaacacaaacacactagcTGCCTAAAGGGCCACAGTCTGCAAAAAAGAACACAATATGGTGCTGCACATCAAACAGCCAAACATAATGATTGATGGGAGAAAGGTTACAAGAAAATAGCAGATGACATCTTATTAAAAACACATCCATTTAAAGCTAGAATTGGCTTTATGTCCATGGTTTGGCCAGATGACAAAAACTATAGGTACTCAGATAACGACAATAAGTATGACATTACACCTGGATTTTCTGTGATGGATTTTGCTTTTAGTATAAAACTACAGACAGAAAGTCTGTCAATGCTGAAAGGTGGATGTTAAATCAACAGAACTCAAACAGCAGGTAGGAGAAAAAGGAGTAAGAGCTATAATTGTGTGGAGGGGACATAACCAGCACATCAGTGGGGTTGGGAAGCAGTACTTTGGGGAAGAGTTCTTAGCTTAATTCCAGctaattaatttaaaacttaaataatcTACTGCATTTATTTAGACAATGGCTTTAGTTGTGGTACTTAAAGAAATGCAAAGCATGGTTTAAGAATTGTAATGGCACATTCCAAATGAACTGTTGTGCAAAAAGAGCTATCTCATCATTCCAGAGCATGAAGTCTCTTTCAGAACTCTGCAGGTGAATACACAGGTTGATGACCATGGACATGCTGGAAACTATGGAAACAGGCCAgatgaaaattgtttaaatcCTGGTGATGGGAAATTTGCAACCATAGTTGCTGGTGATATCAGTAGCCCcaccccctccaaaaaaaaaaaaaaaaagaaacgtttAAAATCGAGTGAATGTGACAAGgatgaaaagataaaaacaggATATCTCTCTGTGGTGTGCACTCAGAATCAAAGCCAATTGTGTGATCCACTTGGCTGTAGAAAAAGTGGTGTATAATAATCAGTCACTTTTGATtgctatttttatgtaaatctATGTAAACTGCAACTGTCAATAAATATGTGAGCTGtcgtcaataataataatacagcattAACAAAGTCTTTCTAAAACTACAACTGAGGACTACTTTTAGCTTTGCCTGACCAAGCAATGGGAAGTAACCAATACAATAACTCAACTGGCCTGACAATGACAAGATATGAGGTGAGACAAGACATCACCATTATTGTCTCTAGGATGCAAGAACACAAATGTGCAAATGAATGCAAGAAGAAatgagcaaagaaaaagaaagtatagcAACTACACCcattaaataaatctgttaaaaaacTGCACACAGAGTTAAACACAACCCTTTacaaattttcaagaaaaaataatgttatagtAACAACTTTGTCCCTTGTTGACAGATCTCACTACAGAAACTCTACTTTAGTCCCCACTGATGCTGTGTCATCAGCTATTGAATCTGGCTTTTGTTGCTATAAGTATCGTAGCTCCCAAGTCAGCATTTAGAAATCACAGGGTCAGTTTAACCTCCACTTGATTAAGTCCTTAATATCTATGATTCTGCATGCAAAGCCCTTTCTGAGTCAATAAATGAGCCAATTTAAAAATGTAGACCTGATAAGAAAACACTTCATGGCTTGTCTAAATCACCaaatggaaaataaacaaatgtgaaGGATACACCAAAATCACACATGCCACATATCTCAGACAGCTAAGCTGCCCTGCAAGAACACCGAGCATAAATGGTGCTGGCTGTCTCCACTAACAGAAGACAAACCAACAACTTATGCCTTATGCAGGATAGATGACCTTCCCTCTGTGTGTTTGAATGTACGTGAGAAGACTGTACACCAGCAAACCTCCATGTCCATGGATTATTTTCAGCCATGAGGATGTCCCCAACTAAATCCTTTTCAGTCTGTTGAAGGTTAGAGATTGCCTTATCCAAAAGTTCAAGGTTGTTGATTTTATTAAGCTTCCCGTGCAAGGACAATTATTTGGTCAGCCTTCAGACACAATGAAAACTTCCCCATGACACAGATATGAATGACTGCATTTTTCAGGGTTAGTTAGCTGCAGGCTGAGGGGCTAGCTGACTGTAAGACACAAACTTACTTGACTGCATGAATGGAGTTTGTCACAGTGCACAAACAccagagaacataaaacattttgcttgttgaaaatttttttttatgggtttcagcagaaaaataattatagtaaaATCATTCTAGTGTACTCAGCATCCATTATTTTCCACATCACTGGAGTTTTCTTTACTAAAGCTGCCAACTTTTGGTGAGGTGATGCATCCATGTCATCACCATATTGCTCTGGTGTTGATTTTTGTTCAGATGATGGAATGACAGCAGAAGTGTTAATAGTTTTTGATAAATGCAGTACTAAATCCCTTTGTGACATGCACAGCTCTGGGAGACTTTCCCCATTCTGATTCTCCCCAAAACAACTATTTAATACAACAGCATCAGGCCCATGGGAATAACACTCATGAAAACTTCTAGAAGCATGTTCTTTTAATAGTGAAAGAAGACTGCTGGCcagaaattttgtgttttaaatgtttcagcCTCAATAAAGATACCAACAGTTTTAGTCACTGCACTTACACTTATGTTGAGGCATGAAGACGAAGAAGCCACTGTTGATTCCGGGTGCATGACAAATTGAACACACACAGTCAATCCCTTACATACAATTAGCACTGATAAATCATTAATGTGGCCAAGGAAGGGCAAACCTCTTTTACTGCTTAGGCATAGGCTGCCCTCCCTATCCCACTAAAAACATGTCCTGAACTCACCTTCCACACCTTTACGCAGTAAACCATCTCATTCATATGGATTTTTAAGGCATACAGGACACACTTGTCAAAAGGCTTTTAGAAGAAACTGTCAGACAAAAAACTGCCGAAGACAAGACTAGCTAAATGATAGCATTCTATACCCAATATAGAGTGCCCTAGAGAAATATTTGACGCGGGAAGATTCAGTTGAAAATCCAAATCAAAGGCTTAGATGGCAGGTGTTAAaggtcaaataaaaattatgataaGTTGAGGTCCGATGCTGGCCTGGGAGATGACTTCCATTTCCATCCTGAGGGGTAGAGGGTTGTGTTTCCAGCTGACCAACCAGACAGCAACTGTGTTGAGGGCTGCCTTATCAGCTGAAGCGATGACTTTGATCGGCCATGTCAAAGATCATTTTGAGAATTTGCTGCCTTTTCTGCTGCACAGATGCCTCCGTGATGACATCCATGAGACTAACATTGTAACACTCACACAGCTGTCGGCACAAGTGCTCTGCCACGCAGATCACATACATCCCACAGTCATAACCTAGATGTGGAGAAcaagaatacttttttttaacaaattcttTCCAAACAAGACCAAAACTTTAGCTTAACAATAGCTTGTGagtttaaaattaatatgaaaaaaGATTAGTTAAGACAATATATGACAAAAATACAGTGAGATAGTATGTCAGTAGATTTTTACTTAACATTCATTGTAATTCAAATATCATCTCCATCATGTCTTGCTGTATATACCTAATATTTCCTTTCCTTTAATGTGAAGCATCTTAagcttaaaggaaaaaaaatcttgacagaaaatataacaaagacTTTAACTATGACATCTGTCAAACAGTTAACCTATTGGCTGAGTGATGTCTGGCCATAAACTTGagaatttataaattattcagtagcttttttttttgacatccCTAAACTCTGTGATAGGTGaagtattattttgttgttgttataaaaTGCAGACCAGAAATTTACAATGCCACCCTTCCAAGCATCCCATACCTCCAGTGTGCCACCAGTATCTGATCTTTTCAACAGAAATGATCAATGCCAATACTCTTGATAGTAAATATTGGCTAGATCTTGTTACTTAATCAAAACTTAGTAAAAGAATTTACATACCATTTCTCTGGCGAGGACAGTCCATTTCTACAAACTTTGATCTGCGTTTCGAGGCTGGAACAGAAGAATAGCTGAGACTGACAAGCataagaaatgtgttttacttGCTTATGGGCTATATATAGTCTTTAAAGCAGTATATCTGTTCAGGCATTAACGGTTTTGACTAATTTAGATTTGAACCCTACAAGTTATCATGatactaaaattattttgtcaaatcTGCCCTCTGCATTGACATTATCTTTAGCTCTGAGTGCCTTATCAAGCTGTTATTAGTACAAGATATGCATGAGTCTCTCTGGGATGGTCTACTATAGACTTTGTTGGTTTGTTTCCTTTCCCTTGTTTATAACCTGACGAACTGTCTGCAAACTTACACTCTTAATATCTATTAGTCACACTCGTTCACAACTGCCAACAGAAGGAGAGCATTTCTCATCAAAATAGTAGTTGCCAACACCCCAAGAATCACCGACAACAGTTGACACAAGAAAATACAGTTGCCAACATGCCAGGAATGATGCTGACATGCAGTATACCCAGAGAACAGTCTGATACATATGACAGAAAATATCTCAGTGACACCAAATCTCATAAAAGACTACCACATAGCTGCTTTAGCTCAAGATGTTACTGCTACAACATATCTAGATATGCAAAGATCATACACGTCAGAAGATATTTTAGCTGTTAACGTCCTTTTAAACTAATCAACAAAAAAGGCAAATTCACAATGACTGTTGCAGTTAAAGGTTGCAAGCTCATACTTCTAGACTTTGATAAATGCAATCACTTTatcttcctttaaaataaaGGATATCAAATGGCACTTTCCACTATGATGATAGATAGTGAAGATGTTCTTACAAAAACGAAGGACAAAGTGGAGAGCAGCAAGAGGGCAAAAGATGCCCTAAAAAAGAATGGGGATATTCTCAAGATGAAGGCTACTATTGTCAAGATAAAGGCTACTATTCTCAAGATGAATGGTACTATTCTCAAGATGAATATTACTATTttcaagataataataataataaatgcaaaatttgcaaagctcatactcacactcctaaggaatatgctcttagcgcttaagaacaagaacgaaacgtggacagcatatgagggacatgaaaacaaacaaataacatatgaactataaaagaataaacaactgtactaaacaaagaataaaatcaaatagagaaaacatagagaagaaccaaataacaagataAGTGTTATTAAAGATGCAGTGACAAATGATGACATACTGCAGAATGCTgattttacaataaaacaagcatgtcaaaattctttttttttttaaatatcaaaatgcatattttaaaagtaatttctgaaaaaagcaCAAGTTGTCAAAACATTATGCTAACCCTGTAAAAATGGCTGCAGTCTGTCCATGAGGGCTTTTGCCACAACGCTGTTGTTACTTGCACCAGAATCATAGTGCTGAAATTCTTCTTTGCTTCGCACAAACACCAGAAGACTCCTGCAAAATAACAACCAATCAGACCTTTATTTAGGTTTTATCAACTATTCAACAGATGTATGCAACACTGTACCATAACACTGCAAAGACAGAATccaagaaataataaactcaGTCCAAGCATTTCATTTGACAGTGGCTTTCTAATATTGCAGTTTCACTAAAGCAATGAGTATGCAAAATTCTGTTAAATCTTATTTCTGAATTTAACCAGTACCAACCACAACAGACACAGTGGTGGGGTAGAGTGACAAAATTAAACTACTTCTGGACAAACTAATCTCACACCATCACTGCTCAGTTAACACTGATTAGGACACACAAGAAGACTCTTTCCACCAACTGTCATTATCTATCCCAATTTCCTGTCATCCTCTAAGATTTGTTACATAGCAGAAGGTTTAGAGGAATTTATCTGAGTCAGAGAGCAGAAGAACAAGTAGAGTTGAGGAAAAGAAGGGGAAGGAAAGAGAGGTAACTCTTCCCAGCTGTAGCTGACTTGAAGTTGAGAGATTCTGGTAGCCCCAAGAAACTCACACAAGGTGGAGTACTGTCGTTTAGCAAAAGTGGATTCAagaacttttttctgaaaatatttgttctttgctaAGGAGGTGAGCAAAGCAACTTTGGACTAAGCAGCCTGAAAATTTCTCTGTAAATAGAGTGCACCAAGGGGCTCATAGATGGTCTGGAAGAAAATGGACTGTATCAGGGGCATGAGTGTCAATCAGTTGACAAAGGGTAGAATAGAAACACATAGCAAGACTGGAGAGGGAGCAGTGAGAAAGCATAACTCTTCAaaggaaaaacatgaaatattagtTGATATTTTTGATCACTAGTTCTTGTACTTATCAAAGTACAAGAACTAGGACAGAGATCAAGTGTGCAAAAAACAACGAATGgtcagaaggaagagaagaaaagatatcagaagaaaaaaaaaagttgtcagcATCATACAGGATGACTTTGTCAAGAAAGTGTTGGGTGGACTGAGAGACAATCAGTGAAAGACATACCCGTTTGGTGTCAGGATGATCTGGTTAATCTAAGTGGATGTTAAGCTCACCAAAAATAACGAATTTTATGGGAAGACCATAGTCATTGAGAGGTTGGTCAAAATATGAAAACCATCAAGATGGTGAGCTTATTTACTTGACTGGGAGAAGGTTAGAACAGATAAAGAAGCATCACAGACAGGCTGGAGATTTCCAGAGTAGTTTCCACAAACCCAAAATACTGATTAAGAGACGGGTAGAGAGAGTGAACAACACTGAAGTGAAGGGAGTGTCTGTCTACAATAGTGATTCTAGCACCAGTTGTGAGCTAAACACTGATAATCAACAGACTGGAATGTCAATAGACACTTCTGAAACTTGAGAACTTGTGGGAAGCTACAGAGGAGTTTGTGAACGACCACCAAAAGCAGTAGCAGACTTAGCAGTGGTTTAGATTGTGGACAATTACTAGTCTCTTACATGTTGCATAATGAGGGAGGTGGGGGTTCTGACTGATTAAGCACATCAACTACTGTGAGAGAAATGGCAGACTCACCAGTGGGAACCACCTGCTCTGCTGGTGCAAGAGTTGTCATTGACAGGCAGAAAGACAAACTCTTTTGTTGGCAAATTCAGAGGCTCAAGTGCTAGGACAAGATCTTCACCtgcagtgaaagaaaacaaaaactgacaaataaatgtCCATTGTGATTTTTAACCCTCAGTTTGAACTACCTGTAATAATAACcaaattaatagaaaataattaaatggtACTGTTATAAGAAATCCTTTTGGTTAggtccaattttttttaatacctgaCTGAATTCAGAACAGCCAGTTATGCTAACAAACTTAAATCTCAATAAATACAGGGTTAGGTGCTAAAGGCACCTCTTAATCAGCCAGCCGCTTCTAGACATACAATAACTTAAGAACTATATTTCTTCAATGAACAGAAACATCTGCCTATAAAAACTATCTGGATTGAATTTAACATTCTTATAACCACAgtatataaaattatgttgaacacatgttctttctctcaaactACTGTTCCCCAACCTATCCCACTATATAGAAGACCTTTTGAAGATACCCTAAACAGTCTAGGATGAGAGTAGACTAATGTTGGAGACTGGCTAGCTACAGTAGCTTACTTGCTGCAAACTTTATGAACTGAACTGTTGAGGGGCACAGCAAGGCCAGGCGGTCAGCAGAGTGATTGAACTGTTCCCTTTCAAAATATCTGCAAAGAAAAACTCACTTGAATTATATCTCCATACCTGCTCAACTAGGCAACATGAGTGATGATGTTGGACACT
Protein-coding regions in this window:
- the LOC112571850 gene encoding sentrin-specific protease 8-like; amino-acid sequence: MAEDDEIVLSFNESLLRKSDVDLLGGPCWINDNLIGFCFEYFEREQFNHSADRLALLCPSTVQFIKFAASEDLVLALEPLNLPTKEFVFLPVNDNSCTSRAGGSHWSLLVFVRSKEEFQHYDSGASNNSVVAKALMDRLQPFLQASKRRSKFVEMDCPRQRNGYDCGMYVICVAEHLCRQLCECYNVSLMDVITEASVQQKRQQILKMIFDMADQSHRFS